In one window of Campylobacter hepaticus DNA:
- the galU gene encoding UTP--glucose-1-phosphate uridylyltransferase GalU: MLQTCIFPAAGYGTRFLPATKTLPKEMLPILTKPLIHYGVDEALEAGMENMGFVTGRGKRALEDYFDISYELEHQILGTKKEYLLDEIRSLIDRCTFTFTRQNQMKGLGDAVLKGRPLVGDEAFGVILADDLCVNEEGLNVMAQMVKIYEKYRCTIIAVMEVPKEQVSNYGVIAGNLVEDNLIMVNSMIEKPVPQEAPSNLAIIGRYILTPDIFGILENTQAGKNGEIQLTDALLTQATNGMVLAYKFQGKRFDCGSVEGFVEATNYFYEKKINVK; this comes from the coding sequence ATGCTTCAAACTTGTATTTTCCCTGCAGCAGGTTATGGGACAAGATTTTTGCCTGCAACAAAAACTTTACCTAAGGAAATGTTACCTATTTTAACTAAACCTTTAATTCATTATGGAGTAGATGAAGCTTTAGAAGCTGGTATGGAAAATATGGGTTTTGTTACAGGACGTGGAAAAAGAGCTTTAGAGGATTATTTTGATATTTCTTATGAGCTTGAACACCAAATTTTAGGTACTAAAAAAGAATATTTACTTGATGAAATCCGTTCTTTGATTGATCGTTGCACTTTTACTTTTACAAGACAAAATCAAATGAAAGGTTTAGGAGATGCGGTTTTAAAAGGCAGACCTTTGGTGGGTGATGAAGCTTTTGGTGTGATTTTAGCGGATGACTTATGTGTTAATGAAGAAGGTTTAAATGTTATGGCTCAAATGGTTAAAATTTATGAAAAATATCGTTGTACCATTATAGCAGTAATGGAAGTACCTAAAGAACAAGTTTCAAATTATGGTGTGATTGCAGGAAATTTAGTGGAAGATAACCTGATTATGGTTAATTCTATGATAGAAAAGCCAGTTCCTCAAGAAGCACCGAGTAATTTAGCTATAATAGGGCGTTATATTTTAACCCCTGATATTTTTGGAATTTTAGAAAATACTCAAGCAGGTAAAAATGGAGAGATTCAGCTTACAGATGCGCTTTTAACTCAAGCTACCAATGGTATGGTTTTAGCTTACAAATTTCAAGGTAAACGTTTTGATTGTGGAAGTGTAGAAGGTTTTGTCGAGGCAACAAATTATTTTTATGAGAAAAAAATAAATGTTAAATAA
- the tupC gene encoding tungstate ABC transporter ATP-binding protein TupC has product MIEITNLFFQYQKKEVLKIKHLKLDTGKISVLMGANGSGKSTFLRILKFLEGDFSKQISYFGNFKLTRKQKRAIYLLFPEPILLNRSVRSNFLFTLKTYGIKDNIQNRIKESLAYLRLDESILDKYFNELSSGQSQKLAFAIALSVRARYYLLDEPSAFLDNNTLNLFKEAILKMHKEFNTGFLIASHDKHFLDALAQKKLYLHSGEILEFENTNVFDLEYHGVQFSNFLDFSKCNKYKEFITRLPSKIAINPYKISLFYSHEFLKNTFAFILEKCYIIALRSRKNDVFIRVNCGDKILEFALEKEEFIKLNLKLYQELSLYFLEDAICFLN; this is encoded by the coding sequence ATGATAGAAATCACTAATCTTTTTTTTCAATATCAAAAAAAAGAAGTTTTAAAAATTAAACATTTAAAACTTGACACAGGTAAGATTAGTGTTTTAATGGGAGCTAATGGTAGTGGTAAATCTACTTTTTTGAGAATATTAAAATTCTTAGAAGGGGATTTTTCAAAACAAATCTCATATTTTGGAAATTTTAAGCTTACAAGAAAGCAAAAACGTGCAATTTATTTACTTTTTCCAGAGCCTATTTTATTGAATCGTAGCGTGAGATCTAATTTTTTATTTACTTTAAAAACTTATGGCATTAAAGATAATATTCAAAATCGTATAAAAGAAAGTCTTGCATATTTACGATTAGATGAAAGCATTTTAGATAAATATTTTAATGAACTTTCATCAGGACAAAGTCAAAAGCTTGCTTTTGCTATAGCTTTGAGTGTGCGTGCAAGATATTATTTACTTGATGAACCTAGTGCTTTTTTAGACAATAATACGCTTAATTTATTTAAGGAAGCTATTCTTAAAATGCATAAAGAATTTAATACAGGATTTTTAATAGCAAGCCATGATAAACATTTTTTAGATGCTTTAGCTCAAAAAAAATTATATTTGCATAGTGGAGAAATTCTTGAATTTGAAAATACTAATGTTTTTGATTTAGAGTATCATGGTGTGCAATTTAGTAATTTTTTAGATTTTAGTAAGTGTAACAAATATAAAGAATTTATAACAAGATTACCAAGTAAAATTGCCATTAATCCTTATAAAATTTCTCTTTTTTATTCTCATGAATTCTTAAAAAATACTTTTGCATTTATTTTAGAAAAATGTTATATTATAGCACTTAGAAGTCGTAAAAATGATGTTTTTATAAGGGTTAATTGCGGGGATAAAATTTTAGAATTTGCCCTAGAAAAAGAAGAATTTATTAAATTAAATTTAAAATTATACCAAGAACTCAGTCTTTACTTTCTTGAAGATGCTATATGTTTCTTAAATTAA